Proteins encoded in a region of the Elizabethkingia bruuniana genome:
- a CDS encoding YoaK family protein codes for MLRNYSNSRTLGDNIRLGTLTAFTAGTINIASLLIFLSFTSNVTGHYAILAAEISKGSWAKAAVVGGWIFLFFFGSFLSNLIVINFNKKSKYFAHAMPIVLEIMCLLFVGIYGQFYYQKTLEETEYLVALMLFATGLQNGLTASISNFSIKTTHLTGTTTDLGILFSMFTHKKYRKNPELIARAKVLLSIMIAYVAGAVFSGLTYYYLEFRVFYVISLCLLVVIGYDMMPIRYI; via the coding sequence ATGTTAAGGAATTATAGTAACAGCAGGACACTGGGAGACAACATCAGGCTGGGGACGCTGACAGCTTTTACGGCCGGTACTATAAATATAGCCTCTTTATTGATATTTCTCTCATTTACCTCAAACGTAACAGGACACTATGCTATTCTGGCAGCTGAAATAAGTAAAGGAAGCTGGGCTAAAGCTGCAGTTGTTGGAGGATGGATCTTCTTATTCTTTTTCGGAAGCTTTTTATCCAACCTGATTGTCATAAATTTTAATAAAAAAAGCAAATATTTTGCACATGCAATGCCAATTGTTCTGGAAATTATGTGTCTACTATTTGTAGGTATTTATGGGCAGTTTTACTATCAAAAAACACTGGAAGAGACTGAATATCTGGTTGCATTAATGTTATTCGCAACAGGTTTACAAAACGGTCTTACCGCAAGTATTTCCAACTTCTCGATAAAAACAACCCACCTTACAGGTACAACAACTGACCTTGGAATCTTGTTTTCTATGTTTACTCATAAAAAGTACAGAAAGAATCCGGAGCTTATTGCCAGAGCAAAAGTATTGTTAAGCATTATGATTGCCTATGTAGCAGGAGCTGTATTCTCAGGACTTACCTATTACTATCTGGAGTTCAGAGTATTTTATGTCATCAGCCTATGTCTTTTAGTAGTAATTGGATATGATATGATGCCTATAAGATACATCTAA
- a CDS encoding thiamine pyrophosphate-dependent enzyme → MEKNIAEQMVDMLVDAGIKRIYAVTGDSLNHLNDAVRKNGKIKWIHVRHEEVGAYAAAAEAELDGLACCAGSCGPGHVHLINGVYDAHRGHAPMLVIASTINTNEMGMDYFQETNTIKLFDDCSVYNQMIMTPEQAPRILQTAIQHAISKKGVAVVGLPGDVSELKAKENVTSNRFFFTRPLIRPNDQELQQLADLINENKKITIFCGIGAENAHAEVIQLSQQLKAPVGYSFRGKMSMQHDNPNEVGMTGLLGLPSAYNSMCDSDLILLFGTDFPYQAFMPEKNKIAQVDLAPERLGRRAQVDLGLCGDAKETIKALLPLIKVKEDSAFLDEQLKYYEKVKENLETYVKDSGSEDNIQPEYLASTICSHANDDTIFTVDTGMTCVWGARFIKATGKRKMLGSFNHGSMANAMPMAIGAALSHPERQVVAMCGDGGISMLLGDLATIHQYNLPVKIIVFNNRALGMVRLEMQVAGLPDNQTDMINPDFAKVADAMGITGENIHKVEDVEAAVKRAFDYNGPYLLNVFTNPNALAMPPKVDAGQIIGMAKSMTKLMLGGRVNEVLDTIKSNYKHIF, encoded by the coding sequence ATGGAAAAAAATATCGCCGAGCAAATGGTCGACATGCTTGTTGATGCCGGTATAAAACGTATCTATGCCGTAACCGGAGACAGCCTTAATCACCTTAACGATGCCGTTCGCAAAAACGGAAAAATAAAGTGGATACATGTCCGCCATGAAGAAGTTGGTGCTTATGCCGCTGCTGCAGAAGCTGAACTGGACGGACTGGCCTGCTGTGCAGGCAGTTGTGGTCCGGGGCATGTACATCTCATTAATGGTGTTTACGATGCGCATCGGGGGCATGCTCCGATGTTGGTTATTGCTTCTACAATTAATACCAATGAAATGGGTATGGATTATTTCCAGGAGACCAATACTATTAAGTTATTCGACGATTGCAGCGTTTACAATCAGATGATAATGACTCCTGAACAGGCGCCCAGAATTTTGCAGACAGCGATTCAGCATGCTATTTCTAAAAAAGGAGTTGCCGTTGTAGGACTTCCGGGAGATGTCTCCGAATTAAAAGCAAAGGAAAACGTAACTTCCAATCGGTTTTTCTTTACCCGGCCTTTAATCAGACCCAATGATCAGGAGCTACAGCAGCTTGCTGATCTTATCAATGAAAACAAAAAAATAACCATCTTCTGTGGTATTGGCGCTGAAAATGCACATGCAGAAGTTATTCAGCTCTCGCAGCAGTTAAAAGCTCCTGTAGGCTATTCCTTCCGTGGAAAAATGTCCATGCAGCATGACAATCCTAATGAAGTCGGAATGACCGGGCTACTGGGGTTACCCTCCGCTTACAACAGTATGTGTGATTCCGATTTGATATTATTATTCGGAACAGACTTTCCGTATCAGGCATTCATGCCCGAAAAGAATAAAATCGCTCAGGTTGACTTAGCTCCGGAACGTTTAGGCAGACGCGCGCAAGTGGATCTGGGACTATGTGGTGATGCTAAAGAAACCATCAAAGCACTTTTACCTCTTATCAAGGTAAAAGAAGATTCGGCGTTTCTGGATGAACAGCTGAAGTACTATGAAAAAGTAAAAGAAAATCTGGAAACCTACGTAAAAGATTCCGGATCAGAGGATAATATACAACCTGAATATCTGGCTTCTACTATTTGTAGTCATGCAAATGATGATACCATATTTACTGTAGATACCGGTATGACCTGTGTATGGGGAGCACGTTTTATAAAAGCTACCGGTAAAAGAAAAATGCTGGGCTCATTTAATCATGGCTCCATGGCCAATGCAATGCCAATGGCAATAGGAGCTGCACTCTCCCATCCTGAAAGACAAGTTGTAGCAATGTGTGGTGATGGCGGAATATCTATGTTATTAGGTGATTTAGCAACTATTCACCAATACAATCTTCCCGTTAAAATTATTGTATTCAACAATCGGGCTTTAGGAATGGTTCGACTGGAAATGCAGGTTGCCGGCCTTCCGGACAATCAGACAGATATGATCAATCCTGATTTTGCAAAAGTCGCAGATGCCATGGGAATTACAGGTGAAAATATTCATAAGGTTGAAGATGTTGAAGCAGCTGTAAAAAGAGCTTTCGATTATAATGGCCCTTATCTGCTAAATGTCTTCACAAATCCAAATGCACTGGCAATGCCGCCAAAAGTAGATGCAGGTCAGATTATAGGAATGGCAAAGTCCATGACTAAACTAATGCTTGGCGGCCGTGTAAATGAAGTACTGGATACTATAAAATCTAATTATAAGCATATTTTCTAG